One genomic region from Gossypium hirsutum isolate 1008001.06 chromosome D13, Gossypium_hirsutum_v2.1, whole genome shotgun sequence encodes:
- the LOC107918940 gene encoding MACPF domain-containing protein At1g14780 — MRESEMSNNIGIVEKALSSLGRGFDLTMDFRLKYCKGKERLILLDETDKREIAVPGFGSIKDVPIDIKCDKGDRTRYQSDILDFNQMAEFFNKKCSIPGKIPSGRFNTMFGFQSGSWGKDAANTKCLGIDGYYIILFNLHIHRYPLLLSPHVLNDIPSTWDPYALARFIEKYGTHVIVGLSIGGHDVVLVRQDKSSNLEPSLLKKHLYDLGDQLFTGTCRFAPKTKDQKQKIPEAFNIFDQQSIALDGYPFINTKDGITVIGSKRGGDPEARSHCEWLPTVAGMPDAIHFNFIPITSLLKNVPGKGFLSHAINLYLRYKPPLGELRYFLDFQAQKIWAPIHNDLPLGPSTNRASSSPALHFNLMGPKLYVNTSQVTVGMRPVTGMRLYLEGMKCNRLAIHLQHLSTLPQTFENKMDDTQYWQASGDKADIRFFEAIHRKNFSHICTAPIKYNPEWRTAGKDAAFIVTGAQLHVKKHGSKSVLHLRLLFSKVSNCFLVRSSWAQAASGYSQRSSGLLSAISQSLTGNPAKEKEMAAVVVDSSVYPTGPPVPVQTPKLLKFVETSQLCKGPENSPGYWLVTGARLQLEKGKISLHVKFSLVNVN, encoded by the exons ATGAGGGAAAGTGAGATGAGCAACAATATTGGAATAGTTGAGAAGGCTCTTAGCAGCCTTGGAAGAGGATTCGATTTAACAATGGATTTTCGACTCAAGTACTGCAAAGGCAAGGAGAGGCTCATTTTACTCGACGAAACCGATAAGAGAGAGATTGCCGTACCCGGTTTCGGTTCCATCAAAGATGTTCCCATCGATATTAAATGCGATAAGGGCGATCGAACTCGTTACCAGTCTGATATTCTAGATTTCAATCAG ATGGCGGAGTTTTTCAACAAAAAATGCAGCATACCGGGGAAAATACCATCGGGGAGATTCAATACAATGTTTGGGTTTCAAAGCGGGTCATGGGGGAAAGATGCAGCCAATACCAAATGCTTGGGAATCGATGGATATTACATTATTTTGTTTAATCTTCATATTCATCGCTATCCTCTCCTTCTCTCTCCTCATGTTCTTAATGATATTCCTTCTACCTGGGATCCTTATGCCTTAGCAAG ATTCATTGAGAAATACGGGACTCACGTCATTGTGGGGCTAAGCATTGGTGGCCATGACGTGGTTTTGGTGAGGCAAGACAAGTCTTCCAATTTGGAGCCTTCACTGCTCAAAAAACATCTCTATGATCTTGGTGATCAACTGTTTACAGGCACCTGCAGATTTGCCCCTAAAACCAAAGATCAAAAGCAAAAG ATACCAGAGGCTTTCAATATCTTTGATCAACAATCTATTGCCTTGGATGGCTACCCTTTCATCAATACCAAAGAT GGAATCACTGTTATAGGTTCAAAGAGAGGAGGTGACCCAGAAGCTCGCAGCCATTGTGAGTGGCTTCCAACAGTTGCAGGAATGCCAGATGccattcattttaatttcattccaaTCACTTCTCTACTTAAAAATGTCCCTGGCAAAGGTTTCTTATCACATGCCATCAATTTATACCTTCGAT ACAAGCCTCCGCTAGGTGAACTGCGATACTTTCTTGACTTCCAAGCACAAAAGATTTGGGCTCCCATTCACAATGACCTCCCTTTAGGTCCTTCAACAAATAGGGCTTCTTCATCACCAGCTCTTCACTTCAACTTAATGGGTCCTAAGCTTTATGTAAATACCTCTCAG GTCACTGTAGGGATGAGGCCAGTCACTGGGATGCGCTTATATCTTGAGGGCATGAAATGCAATAG GCTTGCTATTCACCTTCAACATCTATCGACACTACCACAAACATTCGAAAACAAAATGGACGACACACAATACTGGCAAGCATCAGGCGATAAAGCTGATATTCGATTCTTCGAAGCCATTCACCGCAAAAATTTCTCCCACATATGCACGGCCCCCATCAAATATAACCCAGAATGGAGGACTGCCGGCAAAGATGCTGCCTTCATCGTCACCGGTGCTCAACTTCATGTCAAAAAACATGGTTCCAAGAGTGTTCTTCATCTCAGACTATTGTTTTCTAAGGTCTCGAATTGTTTCTTAGTGCGGTCAAGTTGGGCACAAGCCGCCTCTGGGTATTCCCAGAGGTCCTCTGGTTTACTTTCAGCCATTAGCCAATCTTTAACAGGCAACCCCGCTAAAGAAAAGGAGATGGCGGCTGTTGTGGTGGACTCCTCCGTGTACCCTACCGGACCGCCGGTGCCGGTTCAAACACCAAAGCTATTGAAGTTTGTGGAAACCTCGCAATTGTGCAAAGGACCTGAAAATAGTCCAGGGTATTGGCTGGTTACGGGGGCCAGGCTACAATTAGagaaaggtaagataagtctgcATGTAAAGTTTTCTTTGGTAAATGTAAATtaa
- the LOC107918696 gene encoding protein RGF1 INDUCIBLE TRANSCRIPTION FACTOR 1 codes for MVGCELYLKDKTDWLIPLLQTEFFVPCADHQDLRKNEKNVFCIDCNLEFCRHCKVHSQHLSLQICKYVYQDVVRLQDMQKHIDCSRIQTYKINGEKAVHLNPRPQAKDAKPSTKSKTGAACEACGRYLQDPPNRFCSIACKVSAMQPGNRTDKIELPIREFPHVSWKYNKNSPEISTEEKQSSLSSTDVSEETKTWVTKSLLKPRKRVKKRKGIPHRAPVS; via the exons ATG GTGGGTTGTGAATTATACTTAAAGGATAAAACAGATTGGCTTATTCCCCTTCTTCAAACTGAGTTCTTTGTCCCTTGCGCTGATCATCAAGACCTTAGGAAAAACGAGAAAAATGTGTTCTGCATCGATTGTAATCTCGAATTTTGCCGGCATTGTAAGGTTCATAGCCAACATCTTTCACTTCAGATCTGCAAATATGTGTATCAAGATGTTGTTCGCCTTCAAGATATGCAGAAACATATTGATTGTTCCAGAATTCAG ACATACAAAATCAATGGTGAAAAAGCTGTACATTTGAACCCTCGGCCTCAAGCTAAAGATGCCAAACCATCGACGAAATCAAAAACCGGTGCTGCCTGCGAAGCTTGTGGAAGATACCTTCAAGACCCTCCTAATAGATTTTGCTCTATCGCATGCAAG GTCTCAGCCATGCAGCCTGGAAACCGAACCGATAAAATCGAATTGCCGATACGAGAATTCCCTCATGTTTCATGgaaatacaataaaaattcaCCCGAAATAAGTACAGAAGAAAAGCAATCATCTCTTTCATCAACTGATGTTTCTGAGGAGACAAAGACATGGGTGACCAAAAGTCTGTTAAAGCCTaggaaaagagtgaagaaaaggaAAGGCATTCCTCATAGAGCTCCAGTCAGCTAA
- the LOC107920545 gene encoding vacuolar iron transporter 1: MAAQNSRATIEPEKQTLLNHHKEKHFTAGEVVRDIIIGVSDGLTVPFALAAGLSGANASSSIVITAGIAEVAAGAISMGLGGYLAAKSEADHYTRELKREEEEIINVPDVEAAEVAEILAEYGVEPHEYAPVVNALRKRPQAWLDFMMKFELGLEKPDPRRALQSAFNIAVSYILGGLVPLLPYMFIPRAQDAVIASVVITIAALLIFGYAKGYFTGNKPVKNAFQTALIGAIASAAAFGIAKVIHP; this comes from the exons ATGGCTGCTCAAAACAGCAGAGCTACCATTGAACCCGAGAAGCAAACCCTTCTCAATCACCACAAGGAAAAACACTTCACCGCCGGAGAGGTCGTCCGCGACATCATCATCGGCGTCTCCGATGGTTTAACTGTGCCCTTTGCTCTTGCCGCCGGATTGTCTGGCGCCAATGCCTCTTCTTCCATTGTTATTACCGCTGGTATCGCTGAGGTTGCCGCTGGAGCCATCTCTATGGGACTTGGCGG GTATCTTGCGGCTAAAAGTGAAGCCGATCATTACACGAGGGAATtgaaaagagaggaagaagaaattaTCAATGTGCCTGATGTtg AGGCTGCTGAGGTGGCTGAAATACTAGCAGAGTATGGGGTAGAGCCACATGAATATGCACCTGTGGTGAATGCCCTAAGAAAAAGGCCTCAAGCTTGGCTTGATTTCATGATGAA GTTTGAGCTGGGGTTAGAGAAGCCAGATCCACGAAGAGCATTACAAAGCGCATTCAACATTGCCGTTTCTTACATATTGGGTGGATTGGTGCCACTCCTTCCTTACATGTTCATTCCAAGAGCCCAGGATGCGGTGATTGCATCAGTGGTCATCACCATTGCTGCACTCCTCATCTTCGGCTACGCCAAAGGTTACTTCACCGGCAACAAACCGGTAAAAAACGCATTCCAAACTGCTCTCATTGGTGCCATTGCATCTGCTGCTGCTTTTGGCATAGCTAAGGTTATCCATCCCTAG
- the LOC107920544 gene encoding heat stress transcription factor A-8, translated as MVKPSENGSQSIAPFLKKCYEMVDDESTDAIISWSQNNDSFIIWDMTEFSVHLLPKFFKHSNFSSFIRQLNIYGFRKIDTDRWEFANDGFVRGQKDLLKNIARRKHSPGSEQRKPLQQQPLQQLENTVGSRENNENTALWKEVENLKTDKNALMQELVKLTQFQETADSKVLLLKERLQGMEKSQQQLLSFLIMAMQSPGFLVQLIQPKENNWCMAEPSNMLEQVTEDGEPIASDNMIVRYQPPVDGTSKPVLAPVVDCENPHESDNSSDGTKDFWMNIDFVKVLMDESHTPFIPPDLHDDGAWEKLLLGNTFLENNDDGNQDKQIPMNSGMDMEVTDSETHSEKSCSFEQLLKNMGKSQNLEIEPLVNGSPLEKSPDLELLTDQMGHLTSKSTKPHRTP; from the exons atggTGAAACCGAGTGAAAATGGGTCTCAGTCTATAGCACCTTTTCTAAAAAAATGTTACGAAATGGTAGATGATGAGTCTACTGATGCGATAATTTCATGGAGTCAAAATAATGATAGTTTTATAATTTGGGATATGACTGAATTTTCAGTTCATTTGCTCCCTAAGTTCTTCAAGCACAGCAATTTCTCCTCTTTCATCAGGCAACTCAATATTTAT GGTTTTAGAAAAATTGATACAGACCGTTGGGAATTTGCAAATGATGGATTTGTCAGAGGTCAAAAGGACTTGCTTAAGAATATAGCTAGACGGAAACACTCCCCGGGATCTGAGCAGCGTAAACCATTGCAGCAGCAGCCACTACAGCAGCTGGAGAACACTGTTGGATCACGCGAAAACAATGAAAACACTGCACTGTGGAAGGAAGTTGAGAATTTGAAGACTGATAAAAATGCTCTGATGCAGGAATTGGTTAAACTTACGCAGTTCCAGGAAACTGCAGACAGTAAGGTTCTTCTCTTGAAGGAACGTCTTCAAGGAATGGAGAAAAGTCAGCAGCAGTTGTTATCCTTCTTAATAATGGCTATGCAGAGCCCCGGCTTTTTGGTCCAACTGATTCAACCAAAAGAAAATAATTGGTGCATGGCTGAACCAAGCAATATGCTAGAACAAGTTACAGAAGATGGTGAACCAATTGCTTCTGACAATATGATAGTAAGGTATCAGCCGCCAGTGGATGGAACATCAAAACCGGTACTCGCACCAGTGGTAGATTGCGAAAATCCTCATGAATCTGATAACTCTTCAGATGGAacaaaagatttttggatgaatATTGATTTCGTGAAAGTGCTTATGGATGAAAGTCATACACCTTTCATTCCCCCAGATTTACACGATGATGGTGCGTGGGAAAAACTTCTTTTAGGCAACACCTTTCTAGAGAATAATGACGATGGAAATCAAGATAAACAAATCCCCATGAACTCTGGTATGGACATGGAGGTAACAGATTCCGAAACCCATTCTGAAAAGTCTTGTAGTTTTGAACAGTTACTAAAAAATATGGGGAAATCCCAGAACCTAGAGATTGAACCACTTGTAAATGGATCACCATTAGAGAAATCTCCAGACTTGGAACTTCTAACAGACCAAATGGGCCATTTGACTTCCAAGAGTACTAAACCGCACCGAACTCCATAG
- the LOC107918638 gene encoding small nuclear ribonucleoprotein Sm D2: protein MSRPMEEDTTKNEEEEFNTGPLSVLMMSVKNNTQVLINCRNNKKLLGRVRAFDRHCNMVLENVREMWTEVPKTGKGKKKALPVNKDRFISKMFLRGDSVIIVLRNPK from the exons ATGAG TCGGCCAATGGAAGAAGAT ACTACAAAGAATGAGGAAGAGGAATTTAACACTGGACCGCTGTCTGTTTTGATGATGAGTGTTAAAAATAACACTCAG GTTCTTATCAACTGTCGCAACAACAAAAAGCTTCTCGGCCGAGTGAGAGCATTCGATCGCCACTGCAACATGGTTCTGGAAAATGTCAGGGAAATGTGGACTGAG GTACCGAAGACCGGGAAAGGCAAGAAAAAGGCACTACCAGTTAACAAGGACAGATTCATCAGTAAGATGTTCCTTAGGGGAGATTCTGTTATAATTGTTCTAAGAAATCCCAAGTAA
- the LOC107919456 gene encoding 18.3 kDa class I heat shock protein-like, whose amino-acid sequence MAVARRFPDVFFNSALANTVPSSSSACEALAIANARVDWKETPKAHVFKAILQGLKKGWLPENAKMDQVKASMENGPQGRRQET is encoded by the exons ATGGCGGTGGCACGGCGTTTTCCAG ATGTGTTCTTCAACTCTGCATTGGCAAACACTGTGCCATCATCATCTTCAGCATGCGAAGCTTTGGCCATTGCCAACGCGAGGGTTGATTGGAAGGAAACACCCAAAGCTCACGTGTTCAAAGCAATCCTTCAAGGGCTGAAGAAGGGATG GTTGCCTGAGAATGCTAAGATGGATCAAGTTAAGGCTAGCATGGAAAATGGTCCCCAAGGACGAAGACAAGAAACCTAA